The Populus nigra chromosome 19, ddPopNigr1.1, whole genome shotgun sequence genome includes a window with the following:
- the LOC133679412 gene encoding protein S40-4-like, whose translation MATSKGCFARQNYRFLSTDLTHHVPLTHNSPFELDESDIYYHTTARSNSPEFRKPALSSRLAKKSTPAAAACRRTDPGGRACGTPSSLPVNIPDWSKILKDEYRRGPDVVDGGGGDDDDDMDGDDCFDGGVRVPPHELLARQMARTRIASFSVHEGIGRTLKGRDLSRVRNAIWEKTGFQD comes from the coding sequence ATGGCCACAAGTAAGGGCTGCTTTGCAAGGCAAAACTACCGATTCCTTTCAACCGACTTGACCCACCACGTGCCGCTCACTCACAACTCACCCTTCGAACTCGACGAGTCCGACATCTATTACCACACCACAGCCCGCTCTAACTCGCCCGAGTTCCGCAAGCCAGCCCTGAGTTCCCGCCTCGCGAAGAAGTCAACTCCCGCTGCGGCTGCCTGCAGGCGAACAGATCCCGGGGGCAGGGCATGCGGGACACCGTCGTCGCTGCCGGTTAATATACCAGACTGGTCTAAGATATTGAAGGACGAGTACCGGAGGGGGCCTGACGTTGTTGATGGCGGCGGCggcgacgacgacgacgacatGGACGGCGATGATTGTTTTGATGGCGGAGTGAGGGTCCCACCTCACGAGTTGTTGGCAAGGCAGATGGCGAGGACAAGGATTGCGTCCTTCTCGGTTCATGAGGGGATAGGGAGGACTTTGAAAGGGAGGGATCTAAGTAGGGTCAGAAATGCAATTTGGGAAAAAACTGGCTTCCAAGACTGA